The Pseudodesulfovibrio sp. zrk46 genome contains a region encoding:
- a CDS encoding transporter substrate-binding domain-containing protein: MRKNVCHIILGFWLLCMAAGLAHAQSSGSDFAASRPRLEFSTFKGGMGQLFESVISEAYSRLGYDIVIDHFPAQRALVMANEGLVDGEAGRVAVIEEHNHNLIRVPTPIYINTVVAYGRKGAYDPKSGWKGLGTCKVGTVLGYKFIESKTRGVRRAQVTSYTQLFDMLMADRVDVVVAERLESLEAYKGCDHSCMHMLSPPLAQKPMYHYLHKRHASLVPAVNKVLMEMYEDGTMAAIHEKHGVQLSAQ; this comes from the coding sequence ATGCGTAAAAATGTATGCCATATCATTCTGGGCTTTTGGCTGCTGTGTATGGCTGCCGGACTTGCTCATGCGCAATCGTCAGGATCGGATTTTGCCGCGTCACGCCCACGGTTGGAGTTCTCCACTTTCAAAGGCGGGATGGGGCAGCTATTCGAGTCTGTAATCAGCGAAGCCTACAGTCGACTCGGTTATGATATTGTTATCGATCACTTCCCGGCCCAAAGAGCGTTGGTCATGGCCAATGAGGGTTTGGTGGACGGTGAAGCGGGTCGAGTCGCCGTCATTGAGGAGCACAACCACAATTTGATTCGCGTGCCCACGCCCATCTACATCAATACCGTGGTGGCCTATGGCCGCAAGGGTGCGTATGACCCGAAGTCGGGTTGGAAAGGGCTTGGAACCTGCAAGGTCGGCACGGTGCTCGGCTATAAATTTATCGAATCCAAAACCCGGGGAGTGCGCCGGGCACAGGTCACTTCATACACCCAATTATTCGACATGCTCATGGCCGATCGTGTTGATGTGGTCGTGGCTGAGCGGCTGGAAAGCCTGGAGGCGTACAAGGGGTGTGATCACAGTTGTATGCACATGCTGTCACCGCCCTTGGCGCAGAAACCCATGTATCATTATCTGCATAAGCGCCACGCGTCACTGGTTCCGGCCGTGAACAAGGTGCTCATGGAGATGTATGAAGATGGCACCATGGCCGCCATTCATGAGAAGCACGGTGTTCAGCTTTCTGCCCAGTAA
- the mutL gene encoding DNA mismatch repair endonuclease MutL, with product MDNLPVIQVLPPGLKNQIAAGEVVERPSSVVKELVENSLDAEATRVDVTVEKGGRSLILVQDNGVGVSADQLNLAVTRHATSKIRSFEDIASIGSFGFRGEALPSIASVSRFTMTSCQKGADEAAFIEVRGGEVAEEGPAALASGTRVEVRDLFSNTPARLKFLKTESTENKRCQDTLMRISLAHLKAGFSLTVGGREMFRLPPGQDLATRLQTFWPPAVCEGLNPFDFEREGYRAHGVAGSPATAQGRGDRILLYVNGRPVQDKMMLSAVRQAYKGMLISREYPQIVLFLELPNEEVDVNVHPAKLEVRFIEESRVFSTIRGGIMQALSSINDVDTTPSMSSFSPSSGGSPMGSPVGVNTDSIGSSSPAKRSHQPASMSSGSKFSTYREYQSEYNPPKDIPLPVAPSVRSTGMADMGGADMGGNEDYTITESAASQPMAAPRPGATQGVTLAGTNFTYLGQVADTYLVLRQDDSLVLIDQHAAHERVLLAAMREERTKGDSQPLALPLEMSLHPSEAEVLRELWDGLRSMGFMLEMDGGSKLLVRGIPPTLDTGKAREYLTDALAQKAKTIDDLWIMMSCKTAIKANQPLAVDEALALLEVWLQTPEREYCPHGRPIVVKWNPLDLEKLFKRK from the coding sequence ATGGATAATCTCCCTGTCATTCAGGTGCTGCCTCCGGGGCTGAAAAACCAGATCGCTGCGGGCGAGGTGGTTGAGCGCCCTTCGAGCGTGGTCAAGGAATTGGTGGAGAATTCGCTCGATGCCGAGGCTACCCGGGTGGACGTGACCGTGGAAAAGGGCGGGCGTTCGCTGATTCTGGTGCAGGATAACGGTGTGGGCGTGTCTGCGGACCAGCTCAATCTGGCCGTGACCCGTCATGCCACCAGTAAGATCCGTAGCTTCGAGGATATCGCTTCCATCGGTTCCTTTGGTTTTCGTGGCGAGGCGTTGCCATCCATTGCTTCGGTTTCCCGTTTCACCATGACTTCCTGCCAGAAAGGTGCTGACGAGGCCGCCTTCATCGAGGTGCGCGGAGGTGAGGTGGCTGAGGAAGGTCCGGCAGCGCTGGCGTCGGGAACACGGGTTGAAGTTCGTGACCTGTTCTCCAACACTCCGGCCCGGCTCAAATTTCTCAAGACAGAATCCACAGAAAACAAGCGGTGCCAGGACACGCTCATGCGTATCAGCCTGGCCCATCTCAAGGCGGGTTTCTCCCTGACCGTGGGCGGGCGCGAGATGTTTCGCCTGCCGCCCGGGCAGGATCTGGCCACCCGTCTCCAGACTTTCTGGCCTCCGGCAGTATGCGAAGGGCTCAATCCATTCGATTTCGAGCGCGAAGGCTATCGCGCCCACGGTGTTGCCGGGTCGCCTGCCACGGCACAGGGACGTGGCGACCGCATCCTGCTGTACGTGAACGGTCGTCCCGTGCAGGACAAGATGATGCTCAGCGCGGTGCGGCAGGCATATAAAGGGATGCTCATCTCCCGCGAGTATCCCCAGATCGTGCTTTTCCTTGAGTTGCCTAACGAAGAGGTGGACGTGAACGTGCATCCGGCCAAGCTGGAAGTGCGGTTCATCGAGGAGAGCCGTGTGTTCTCCACCATTCGTGGCGGTATCATGCAGGCCCTGTCTTCTATTAATGATGTAGATACCACTCCGTCCATGTCGTCCTTCTCTCCGTCGTCCGGAGGTTCGCCCATGGGGTCTCCTGTCGGAGTGAACACCGACAGCATCGGCAGTTCGTCTCCGGCCAAACGGAGCCATCAGCCTGCGAGTATGTCGAGCGGGTCCAAGTTCTCCACCTACCGGGAATATCAGTCCGAATACAATCCGCCCAAGGATATCCCGCTGCCCGTTGCGCCGTCGGTGCGATCCACTGGAATGGCAGATATGGGTGGCGCAGATATGGGTGGCAATGAAGATTACACCATCACTGAATCCGCAGCTTCTCAGCCCATGGCAGCACCCAGGCCGGGAGCCACGCAGGGCGTGACGCTTGCGGGAACGAATTTCACCTATCTCGGCCAGGTGGCCGATACCTATCTGGTCCTCCGACAGGACGATTCGCTGGTGCTCATCGACCAGCATGCTGCTCACGAGCGGGTACTGTTGGCCGCCATGCGCGAAGAACGCACCAAGGGCGACTCGCAGCCGTTGGCGCTGCCGCTGGAGATGAGCCTGCATCCCAGTGAAGCCGAAGTCTTGCGGGAGCTGTGGGACGGCCTGCGTTCCATGGGCTTCATGCTCGAGATGGACGGTGGCTCCAAGCTGCTCGTGCGGGGTATCCCGCCGACCCTCGACACGGGCAAGGCGCGGGAATATCTTACCGATGCGTTGGCCCAGAAGGCCAAGACCATCGATGATCTCTGGATCATGATGTCCTGCAAGACCGCCATCAAGGCGAACCAGCCGCTGGCCGTGGACGAGGCGTTGGCGCTGTTGGAGGTCTGGTTGCAGACTCCGGAGCGCGAATACTGCCCCCATGGCCGTCCCATTGTGGTGAAGTGGAATCCGCTGGACCTCGAAAAGCTCTTCAAACGGAAATAG
- a CDS encoding YwbE family protein, translating to MDGRTRKDLKPGMRVNIVLKKDQRTGKLTEGVIKNLLTKSPTHTHGIKVRLEDGQVGRVKEILSAE from the coding sequence ATGGATGGACGTACCAGAAAAGACCTCAAGCCCGGCATGCGGGTAAATATCGTACTCAAGAAAGACCAGCGCACCGGCAAACTGACCGAAGGCGTGATCAAAAATCTGCTGACCAAGTCGCCGACACATACCCATGGCATCAAAGTGCGCCTGGAAGACGGCCAGGTCGGTCGTGTGAAAGAAATCCTTTCGGCAGAATAG
- a CDS encoding ATP-binding protein, giving the protein MKLRSFQMRILLWSWGLILAALVVVFYYSSELVGDDLLQETEQRSMSELDSVLWLIKTHGLFENEQDFAKWVDGLGQRLGARITYIAKGGKVLADSEVGYTGLDTMDDHSERPEVVQAHVEGRGINIRYSDTLRKEMLYAAVKLKGEKNVPDGILRLAVPISAVSDRIDSLKLNFIWIFLIVLAAATVMSLIMSRNMSREITSFSELAKSIGDGDYSTRIRVLPGGEFMSLAQSINTMAKSIERNVRLIEDQKGQLQAIFEGMREGVMSLDSSGRIESFNSALDEMFNLAESSIGRTPIEVTRRFEIQDLVDELMENPDESDKSIQIDLMDSRTVEVSAVPCFDHKRMRKMILVFYDITEMKRSEKGLKDFVANASHQLRTPLTSIKGYTETLLDNPPAKMDDARFFMEIVLKNADHMDKVISSMLALAKSEQMGKKLRLEPMSGRMHMSRAVNDVTPWATERNISIKTRTPDDEMMVMAETDGLLHVFHNLLNNAVKYSPDDGVITVSAEDDGESIVFCVEDQGPGISREHSTKVFERFYRVDENTIDGSGSSGLGLAICRRIVKNFDGEIWHDGYGEGTVGARFCFRLNKPQSADT; this is encoded by the coding sequence ATGAAATTGCGCTCCTTTCAAATGCGGATCCTGCTGTGGTCGTGGGGATTGATCCTGGCGGCTTTGGTGGTGGTCTTTTACTATTCCTCCGAACTGGTGGGAGATGACCTGTTGCAGGAAACCGAGCAGCGCTCCATGAGCGAGCTTGATTCCGTGCTATGGCTTATCAAGACTCACGGCCTGTTCGAGAATGAGCAGGATTTTGCCAAATGGGTGGATGGTTTGGGGCAACGCCTGGGAGCGCGCATTACCTATATTGCCAAGGGCGGCAAGGTGCTGGCCGATTCCGAAGTAGGATACACCGGCCTCGACACCATGGACGACCACAGTGAACGCCCGGAGGTCGTACAGGCGCATGTGGAAGGGCGTGGCATCAATATCCGTTACTCGGATACCCTGCGAAAGGAGATGCTGTACGCTGCCGTGAAGCTCAAGGGCGAGAAAAACGTGCCGGACGGCATCCTGCGATTGGCCGTTCCCATTTCCGCCGTGAGTGACCGCATCGACTCTCTCAAACTGAATTTTATCTGGATTTTCCTCATAGTGCTGGCGGCTGCCACGGTCATGAGCCTGATCATGTCGCGCAACATGAGCCGCGAAATCACATCCTTTTCCGAATTGGCCAAATCCATTGGCGACGGGGATTACTCCACCCGCATCCGCGTGCTGCCCGGTGGCGAGTTCATGTCCCTTGCCCAGTCCATCAACACCATGGCCAAGTCCATTGAGCGTAATGTCCGCCTGATTGAAGATCAGAAGGGACAGTTGCAGGCCATCTTTGAAGGCATGCGCGAAGGCGTCATGTCACTGGATTCCTCTGGGCGCATCGAATCTTTCAACTCCGCCCTCGATGAAATGTTCAATCTGGCAGAAAGCTCCATCGGCCGAACCCCTATCGAGGTGACGCGCCGGTTTGAGATACAGGATCTGGTGGATGAACTCATGGAGAATCCGGACGAGAGTGACAAGTCGATCCAGATTGACCTGATGGATTCCCGCACCGTGGAAGTGTCGGCCGTACCGTGCTTTGACCACAAGCGGATGCGCAAGATGATTCTGGTCTTCTATGACATCACGGAGATGAAGCGCAGTGAGAAGGGGCTGAAGGATTTCGTGGCGAACGCCTCCCACCAGCTCCGTACGCCGCTCACTTCCATTAAAGGATATACCGAGACCTTGCTGGACAATCCTCCGGCAAAGATGGACGATGCCCGCTTCTTTATGGAGATTGTGCTCAAGAACGCCGACCATATGGACAAGGTCATCTCGTCCATGCTGGCTTTGGCGAAATCAGAACAGATGGGCAAAAAGTTGCGTCTGGAGCCCATGTCCGGCAGAATGCACATGAGCCGGGCAGTGAATGACGTCACCCCGTGGGCCACGGAGCGTAATATCTCCATAAAAACCCGCACTCCAGATGACGAAATGATGGTCATGGCCGAAACAGACGGACTGCTTCACGTCTTCCACAATCTTCTGAACAACGCAGTGAAGTACAGCCCGGATGATGGGGTGATAACCGTCTCCGCCGAGGACGATGGCGAGTCCATCGTGTTCTGTGTGGAGGATCAGGGCCCGGGAATTTCCCGAGAGCACAGCACCAAAGTTTTTGAGCGGTTTTACCGCGTGGATGAGAATACCATTGACGGTTCAGGCAGTTCGGGGCTCGGCCTCGCCATCTGCCGTCGTATTGTGAAGAACTTCGATGGTGAAATATGGCACGATGGGTACGGTGAAGGGACGGTGGGAGCGCGTTTTTGCTTCCGCCTGAACAAGCCGCAGTCAGCCGACACGTAG
- the alr gene encoding alanine racemase: protein MIDYNKIEVQIRLDNLRHNHRLFKRICDNVIPVIKSDAYGHGVAEVARALDDEAGTFAVGFVNEAAKLRESGCDKRIVALLGPHDDGDFEALWQHRILAAMANMGQLEKAAKMAETKGELEVSVKFDTGMRRLGFRPEGVGEVIEFFKAHPKLKPVMVTSHLAKADMPEHKAQVQEQGTLFQSIVDAFREAGFAVEANLSNSAGSMAHEYCHYDSLRLGISMYGGNPFHGTDWADLGKELKPAMDVSAPVMQVHPLKKGEGISYGWTHVAERDCTVAIIGVGYADNYSRGLSNTGYMNIKGHRVPILGRVCMQMTAVDVTDVLGVGTKVEPGDRAWLLGGPEPGIITPEDLAGWWGTITYEAFCLLGMNPRTYI from the coding sequence ATGATCGACTACAACAAGATCGAGGTGCAGATCCGACTGGACAATCTGCGCCACAACCATCGCCTGTTCAAACGCATCTGCGACAACGTCATCCCGGTCATCAAGTCTGATGCCTACGGTCATGGCGTGGCCGAAGTGGCGCGGGCGCTGGATGACGAGGCAGGCACCTTTGCGGTTGGCTTTGTGAACGAAGCTGCCAAATTGCGTGAGTCCGGTTGCGACAAGCGCATCGTGGCGCTGCTCGGCCCCCATGATGACGGTGATTTCGAAGCGCTGTGGCAGCATCGTATTCTGGCAGCCATGGCGAATATGGGACAGCTGGAAAAGGCTGCGAAGATGGCCGAGACCAAGGGCGAACTGGAAGTGTCAGTCAAGTTCGACACCGGCATGCGTCGCCTTGGCTTCCGTCCTGAAGGCGTTGGCGAGGTCATCGAATTTTTCAAGGCCCACCCCAAGCTCAAGCCTGTGATGGTCACTTCCCATCTGGCCAAGGCGGACATGCCTGAACACAAGGCGCAGGTGCAGGAGCAGGGGACCCTGTTCCAGAGCATCGTGGACGCGTTCCGTGAGGCCGGATTCGCGGTGGAGGCGAACCTGTCCAACTCCGCTGGCTCCATGGCCCATGAATACTGTCATTACGACTCGTTGCGTCTGGGTATTTCCATGTATGGCGGGAACCCTTTCCACGGCACTGACTGGGCCGATCTGGGCAAGGAACTCAAGCCCGCCATGGACGTGTCTGCCCCGGTCATGCAGGTGCATCCCCTCAAGAAGGGCGAGGGCATCAGCTATGGCTGGACCCATGTCGCCGAGCGCGACTGCACCGTCGCCATCATCGGCGTGGGCTACGCGGACAACTACAGTCGCGGCCTGTCCAATACCGGCTATATGAACATCAAGGGACATCGTGTGCCCATCCTTGGCCGCGTCTGCATGCAGATGACGGCGGTTGACGTGACCGACGTTCTCGGCGTAGGGACCAAAGTCGAACCCGGTGATCGGGCATGGCTTCTCGGCGGACCTGAGCCGGGAATCATCACACCCGAAGACCTGGCCGGATGGTGGGGCACCATCACGTATGAAGCTTTTTGTCTGCTCGGAATGAATCCGCGGACATATATTTAA
- a CDS encoding YaiI/YqxD family protein, with product MQIWVDADACPKAIKEVLYKAAARREVKMTLVANSYLSIPQSPFIDTIQVGNGFNEADDTIAEKVSPGDLVITADIPLADAIVDKGATGLNPRGELYTEDNIKGILRMRNLMEELRSGGMAGGGPAPFGPKDKQEFTNQLDKYLTQHAKS from the coding sequence ATGCAGATTTGGGTCGACGCCGACGCCTGTCCCAAGGCGATCAAAGAAGTGCTGTACAAGGCCGCCGCTCGCCGCGAAGTGAAGATGACACTGGTGGCCAACTCCTACCTCTCCATTCCGCAATCTCCGTTCATCGACACCATTCAGGTGGGCAATGGCTTCAATGAAGCTGACGACACCATTGCGGAGAAGGTCTCCCCCGGTGATCTGGTCATCACGGCGGACATTCCGCTGGCCGACGCTATTGTCGATAAGGGCGCAACGGGCTTGAATCCTCGGGGCGAACTCTACACCGAGGACAACATCAAGGGCATCCTGCGCATGCGCAACCTCATGGAAGAACTACGCAGCGGCGGCATGGCCGGAGGTGGCCCGGCCCCGTTCGGACCGAAGGACAAACAGGAATTTACCAATCAGTTGGATAAGTATCTGACACAACACGCCAAATCGTAG
- the rfaD gene encoding ADP-glyceromanno-heptose 6-epimerase: MYIVTGGAGFIGSAMVWKLNQMGITDILVVDNLSTSEKWNNLVGLRYEDYLHRDQFLKYIVEGDDVFETDAIIHMGACSATTELDADFLMENNYRYTQYVCKHCLTNDARFINASSAATYGDGEYGFDDDHEGIDRLRPLNMYGYSKQLFDLWAKDGNILDKIVSLKFFNVYGPNEYHKNDMRSVICKAHKQITETGKLKLFKSYHPDYAHGASKRDFVYIKDVVNIMAWLLENKDVNGIFNVGTSTPRSWNALADAVFSAMGKETNIEYIEMPESIRDKYQYYTEANMSKLAAAGCDVEMTSLEDGAKDYVQNYLAQDNPYLRSR; the protein is encoded by the coding sequence ATGTATATAGTCACCGGCGGCGCAGGGTTTATCGGCAGCGCCATGGTCTGGAAGCTCAACCAGATGGGCATCACCGACATTCTGGTGGTGGACAATCTTTCCACTAGCGAAAAATGGAACAATCTCGTTGGCTTGCGGTACGAGGATTACCTGCATCGCGACCAGTTCCTGAAGTACATTGTCGAGGGTGACGATGTCTTTGAGACTGACGCCATAATTCACATGGGTGCCTGTTCCGCCACCACAGAGCTGGATGCGGACTTCCTCATGGAGAACAACTACCGCTACACCCAGTACGTGTGCAAACACTGCCTGACCAACGACGCCCGTTTCATCAACGCCTCCAGTGCCGCCACTTACGGCGACGGTGAGTACGGCTTTGACGATGACCACGAGGGCATCGATCGTCTCCGTCCGCTCAACATGTACGGCTACTCCAAGCAGCTTTTTGATTTGTGGGCCAAGGACGGTAACATCCTCGACAAGATCGTCAGCCTGAAGTTCTTCAACGTCTACGGTCCCAACGAGTACCACAAGAACGATATGCGTTCCGTCATCTGCAAGGCGCACAAGCAGATCACCGAGACCGGCAAGCTCAAGCTTTTCAAATCCTATCATCCCGATTACGCCCACGGCGCATCCAAGCGCGATTTCGTCTACATCAAGGACGTGGTCAACATCATGGCCTGGTTGCTGGAAAACAAGGACGTCAACGGTATCTTCAACGTCGGCACCAGCACTCCGCGCTCCTGGAATGCGCTGGCCGACGCTGTCTTCTCCGCCATGGGCAAGGAGACCAACATCGAATACATCGAGATGCCCGAGTCCATCCGCGACAAGTATCAGTATTACACTGAGGCGAACATGAGCAAACTGGCCGCCGCCGGTTGCGACGTGGAGATGACCTCCCTTGAGGATGGCGCAAAGGATTACGTGCAGAACTATCTGGCTCAGGACAACCCCTATCTCAGGTCCCGGTAG
- a CDS encoding OmpA family protein produces the protein MKQNKKLLLLALVAAMTLSFALVGPASAKMVKKVDNFIFFLDQSGSMAQKHQDAGKKKIDMAIETMQAMNKAVPALDYTAGTFLFAPFQAVSQPGAYNQSGMMNAIGGIGTDFDIFNRRTDMGGGLMDIDPVIAGLSGKTGLIIFTDGNANYGADPIAQAKALYSKYGDKLCIHVVSYADTPHGKMVIDEIRALSSCTVVADYASLMAPGAMDKYAKDVFYEEVADAPKAAPVPMAKETITFSLHFGFDKYQITDEMIPVLEQAKMILEEDSNAMFEVAGHTDATGPEAYNQGLSERRAASVKNWLVANGVPASRLEAKGYGELSPKYDNNTKEGRKLNRRVEIQTK, from the coding sequence ATGAAACAAAACAAGAAGCTGCTTTTGCTGGCACTGGTTGCCGCAATGACATTGTCCTTTGCCCTGGTCGGTCCGGCCAGCGCAAAGATGGTCAAGAAGGTCGATAATTTTATCTTCTTCCTTGATCAGTCCGGTTCCATGGCCCAAAAGCACCAAGATGCCGGAAAGAAGAAAATCGACATGGCCATTGAGACCATGCAAGCCATGAACAAGGCCGTTCCCGCGCTGGATTACACCGCTGGCACGTTCCTGTTCGCCCCGTTCCAGGCAGTCTCCCAGCCCGGCGCCTACAATCAGTCCGGCATGATGAATGCCATTGGTGGCATCGGCACCGACTTTGACATTTTCAATCGCCGCACCGACATGGGCGGCGGCCTCATGGACATCGACCCGGTCATCGCTGGTCTCTCCGGCAAAACCGGTCTGATCATCTTCACCGACGGTAACGCCAACTACGGCGCAGACCCCATCGCCCAGGCCAAGGCCCTGTACTCCAAGTACGGCGACAAGCTCTGCATCCACGTTGTCAGCTACGCCGACACCCCGCATGGCAAGATGGTCATCGATGAAATCCGTGCCCTGTCTTCCTGCACCGTGGTTGCCGACTACGCCTCCCTGATGGCTCCCGGTGCCATGGACAAGTACGCCAAGGACGTCTTCTACGAAGAAGTTGCTGACGCACCCAAGGCAGCACCGGTCCCCATGGCCAAGGAAACCATCACCTTCAGCCTGCACTTCGGCTTTGACAAGTACCAGATCACCGACGAGATGATCCCGGTTCTGGAGCAGGCCAAGATGATCCTCGAAGAAGATTCCAACGCCATGTTCGAAGTCGCTGGTCACACCGACGCCACCGGTCCTGAAGCTTACAACCAGGGCCTGTCCGAGCGTCGTGCCGCTTCCGTCAAGAACTGGTTGGTCGCCAACGGTGTCCCCGCTTCCCGCCTGGAAGCCAAGGGCTACGGCGAACTCAGCCCCAAGTATGACAACAACACCAAGGAAGGACGCAAGCTGAACCGTCGCGTCGAAATCCAGACCAAGTAA
- the lptD gene encoding LPS assembly protein LptD produces the protein MKRKRTIFGVGTLVLIFTLCIPLTLLGKNPLLNNVRRYVPDTPKETPKQNEWTFTADRVVGDYTSEYVEAFGNCTLALGKDQLRADFARYYQNTGWVFLKGNIRAQWGGDFLQADEGEFDLNNMTGWLKNGKLFMAKPHIYVEAERVGKAKGDSYTFKNAKVTACEGETPAWSVTSEEGDIQLDGKVQLYRSAFRIKDVPVFYWPYMSLPGRQKRESGFLMPSISNSKKLGFQMNLPYYWVISEEADMTLYQNFMSSRGYQQGIEFRHANDSSTKGLWMVDVMKDKRRAKTEAQEWEDYNSDGLVRPNSSRWWVRSKYDGWLGSPQLQVKLDLDLVSDQNYLRDFENGPNGFDQTRENFLDTFGRGIDNIDSTTRTSTALLSRSWDRFGLTGKIEYIQNLEYMNGNGDDEDNTTVQTLPELEAFAFQQKLAGTPFEVAAETKYDYFARNKGHTGHRFRATPELKMPLSTDYVTFTPFVSGDYTYYNVDYDGYGNQTYVDSGGRTQNIDTNATKNGSQSRFAYTTGFDAFSEMTRVYSLSDEVKAEPSLAGTSRWTRLKHSIVPRVAYKYTPTITGQDKYAYFDEFDRIQAKDEVTYSITNVLDRRRETVKLSPGKEGSPKAAVVSDYLDFLIFRLEQSYDRNEANRKDSLGEYERRPFSDVMAELTVRPEDYIDLISRTWFSPYKAGLTKSESTIRVFKEGLGEFSIGYDYLVKIDEYKRYRDSTMSIIELGGKWNVSEDFLLSAKWRHDFNKERDLERALRLEWSSGCYVLNLGFIMKPNDQRFEFGFNLMNF, from the coding sequence TTGAAACGGAAGCGCACCATATTCGGGGTTGGGACCCTGGTCTTGATCTTTACCCTCTGCATCCCGCTGACGCTGTTGGGCAAGAATCCCCTGCTCAACAATGTCAGGAGGTATGTGCCCGATACGCCCAAGGAAACCCCTAAGCAGAACGAGTGGACTTTCACGGCAGACCGCGTGGTAGGAGACTATACCAGCGAGTATGTGGAGGCCTTTGGCAACTGCACACTGGCGCTGGGTAAGGATCAGTTGCGCGCTGATTTTGCCCGCTACTATCAGAACACTGGCTGGGTTTTCCTCAAGGGGAACATCCGCGCCCAGTGGGGTGGCGATTTCCTGCAGGCGGACGAAGGCGAGTTCGACCTCAACAATATGACCGGTTGGCTCAAGAACGGAAAACTGTTCATGGCCAAACCGCACATCTATGTCGAGGCCGAGCGCGTGGGCAAGGCAAAGGGCGACTCCTACACCTTCAAGAACGCCAAGGTGACGGCTTGTGAAGGCGAAACGCCTGCCTGGTCCGTGACCTCCGAAGAGGGTGACATCCAGCTGGACGGCAAGGTTCAGTTGTATCGCTCCGCCTTCCGTATCAAGGACGTGCCAGTCTTTTACTGGCCATACATGTCCCTGCCGGGTCGCCAGAAACGGGAATCCGGCTTCCTCATGCCCTCCATTTCCAACAGCAAGAAGCTCGGCTTCCAGATGAACCTGCCGTATTATTGGGTCATCAGTGAGGAAGCGGACATGACTCTCTATCAGAACTTCATGTCCTCCCGTGGGTATCAGCAGGGTATTGAGTTCCGTCACGCCAATGACTCCTCCACTAAAGGCTTGTGGATGGTGGATGTGATGAAGGACAAGCGTCGTGCCAAGACCGAGGCGCAGGAATGGGAAGATTACAACAGCGACGGACTGGTGAGGCCCAATAGCTCTCGCTGGTGGGTGCGCAGCAAATATGACGGTTGGCTCGGCAGTCCGCAGCTTCAGGTCAAGCTCGACCTCGATCTGGTATCCGATCAGAACTACCTGCGTGATTTCGAGAACGGCCCCAACGGATTTGACCAGACCCGCGAGAATTTTCTGGATACATTCGGCCGCGGCATCGACAATATTGACTCCACCACACGTACTTCCACAGCATTGCTTTCGCGTAGCTGGGATCGCTTCGGCCTGACCGGCAAGATCGAGTACATTCAGAATCTTGAGTATATGAACGGCAATGGTGATGATGAGGACAACACCACTGTCCAGACCTTGCCCGAGTTGGAGGCCTTTGCCTTCCAGCAGAAACTCGCAGGCACGCCGTTCGAAGTGGCCGCTGAGACCAAATATGATTACTTCGCCCGCAACAAAGGGCACACCGGCCATCGCTTCCGGGCTACGCCGGAACTCAAGATGCCCCTGTCCACTGATTACGTGACATTCACTCCGTTCGTGTCGGGTGATTACACCTATTACAATGTTGATTACGATGGATACGGCAACCAGACCTACGTGGATTCCGGTGGTCGCACGCAGAATATCGATACCAACGCTACCAAGAACGGCAGCCAGTCACGGTTTGCCTACACCACTGGTTTTGATGCTTTCAGCGAGATGACCCGTGTCTACTCCCTGTCTGACGAGGTGAAGGCCGAGCCTTCACTGGCCGGAACTTCGCGTTGGACGCGCCTCAAGCACTCCATCGTGCCGCGTGTGGCCTATAAATATACGCCCACCATCACTGGTCAGGATAAGTACGCATACTTTGACGAGTTTGACCGCATTCAGGCCAAGGACGAAGTGACCTATTCCATCACCAACGTGTTGGACCGTCGCCGTGAGACCGTGAAGCTGTCGCCCGGCAAGGAAGGTTCGCCCAAGGCTGCCGTTGTGTCGGATTACCTCGATTTCTTGATCTTCCGTCTGGAGCAGTCCTATGACAGGAATGAGGCGAATCGTAAGGATTCCCTCGGTGAATACGAGCGTCGTCCGTTCTCCGATGTCATGGCTGAACTGACAGTGCGGCCTGAGGATTATATCGATTTGATCTCCCGTACCTGGTTCTCGCCCTATAAGGCGGGGCTGACCAAGAGTGAGAGCACCATCAGGGTCTTCAAGGAAGGACTGGGTGAGTTCTCCATTGGCTACGACTATCTGGTCAAGATCGACGAATACAAACGCTATCGTGACAGCACCATGTCCATTATTGAGTTGGGTGGTAAATGGAACGTGAGCGAGGACTTTCTGCTCTCTGCCAAGTGGCGGCATGATTTCAACAAGGAACGGGATCTGGAACGCGCCCTTCGTCTTGAATGGTCCTCCGGTTGTTACGTCCTGAACCTTGGGTTCATCATGAAGCCCAACGATCAGCGTTTCGAGTTCGGTTTCAACCTCATGAATTTCTAA